A window of Cohnella herbarum contains these coding sequences:
- a CDS encoding response regulator transcription factor yields MRDKVILVVDDDPDIQSLVTAFLVHEGYFVRNALHAAQALELLATEEPDLIILDIQMPDMDGISLCNNIRKQYHRPILFVTGTPQSEDKVKALQAGGDDYIRKPFDPVELILRIKSNLRWSTLLDSSEDAKKRSLEFPGLSIDLERMTVKVNNRPVQLLAKDIQLLIVMAKQPNQVFHSEQLYRQAWDNEANYSKDTVKVHISNLRKKIEPNPAVPRYIITVARLGYRFNPYGSVESSSYG; encoded by the coding sequence GCCTTTCTCGTTCATGAAGGTTATTTCGTCCGCAATGCCCTCCACGCGGCTCAGGCGCTCGAGTTATTGGCAACGGAAGAACCGGATCTGATCATTCTCGACATTCAGATGCCCGATATGGATGGAATCTCTCTATGCAACAACATACGCAAACAGTATCATCGGCCCATTCTTTTCGTTACGGGCACTCCCCAGTCGGAGGATAAGGTCAAAGCTCTTCAAGCCGGCGGCGACGATTACATCCGTAAACCGTTCGACCCCGTCGAGCTCATCCTCCGGATAAAATCCAATCTTCGTTGGAGCACGCTCCTCGACTCGTCCGAAGACGCCAAAAAACGGTCCCTGGAGTTCCCGGGACTTTCGATCGATCTGGAAAGAATGACCGTAAAAGTCAATAACCGACCCGTACAGCTTCTGGCCAAAGATATTCAATTGTTGATCGTAATGGCTAAACAGCCTAATCAAGTGTTTCATTCTGAACAACTCTATCGCCAAGCCTGGGATAACGAGGCCAACTATTCCAAGGACACCGTTAAAGTCCATATTTCCAATCTGCGCAAAAAAATCGAACCGAACCCCGCCGTCCCCCGATACATTATTACGGTTGCGCGTCTGGGATACAGGTTTAATCCATATGGTTCTGTGGAATCGAGTTCGTACGGATAA
- a CDS encoding Crp/Fnr family transcriptional regulator: protein MTIVGIENVRVEMRVGRDVYSGTGAKLFAAGTILTKENIQMLRRHNVKKIEVDESWDSAGEIRKKSLYASKVRARDESSVHPYQSTIRHIPLFANLTDDQARKFASRFTLEKHRAQTNLFREGDPCTSLLVVLSGSVMLFNQSPHGGVDSISSLLKPGDSFGELEFIEGDPRSVAAQTLADTEIISLTRENFSNVMRSDSNIARIVMKEMNNRIYSAKPFMDELAGMDPRSRVVNCLVKLTNHFGKRTNYSIEVDMPLEMNELAQMAGVKLNELHEVLGRLEEKRFLKMHAHYFAINLQQMRV from the coding sequence GTGACAATCGTGGGAATCGAGAACGTACGAGTGGAGATGAGGGTAGGCAGAGACGTTTACTCCGGCACGGGCGCGAAATTGTTCGCCGCGGGAACGATATTGACGAAGGAAAACATTCAAATGCTGAGAAGGCATAACGTTAAGAAAATAGAAGTGGACGAAAGCTGGGATAGTGCGGGGGAAATACGCAAAAAGTCGTTATATGCCTCCAAGGTTAGAGCTAGAGACGAGTCATCCGTTCACCCTTACCAGTCGACGATTCGCCATATTCCGCTATTCGCTAACTTAACGGACGATCAAGCGCGTAAATTCGCGAGCCGATTTACTTTGGAGAAGCATCGCGCCCAGACGAATCTTTTCCGGGAAGGGGATCCATGTACCTCCCTATTAGTCGTGCTAAGCGGTTCCGTCATGCTGTTTAACCAAAGCCCCCATGGAGGAGTCGATAGCATTTCTTCCCTCCTGAAGCCCGGCGATAGCTTCGGGGAACTGGAGTTTATAGAAGGCGATCCGCGATCCGTTGCGGCTCAAACCCTTGCGGATACGGAAATCATTTCCTTGACGAGGGAAAACTTCTCGAACGTAATGCGCAGCGATTCCAACATCGCGAGGATCGTCATGAAGGAAATGAATAACCGAATTTATAGCGCCAAGCCATTTATGGATGAATTAGCAGGAATGGACCCCCGCTCGCGAGTAGTGAATTGTCTAGTTAAGCTGACGAACCATTTCGGCAAAAGAACGAATTATTCGATCGAGGTGGATATGCCGCTAGAAATGAACGAATTGGCGCAGATGGCCGGCGTAAAGCTTAACGAGCTCCATGAAGTGTTGGGTCGGTTGGAGGAAAAGAGGTTTCTCAAGATGCACGCGCACTACTTCGCGATTAACCTTCAGCAGATGAGAGTATGA
- a CDS encoding dihydrofolate reductase family protein has product MNKIKVLNRISIDGYFASTNEAAFGMDWFIHDPEVDQAAHAIGGKMNILILGGTTFRGFERYWLPVLHKPDAPSHLKEIAQELTDMTKIVFSKTINETEWDNTEIYYDNLIEVVRQLKRDASSDILVLGSGSIVQQLAEKELIDEYIFIVSPVVAGKGKPLFEHVKQFALTPLEARTFESGNVVLHYVVNK; this is encoded by the coding sequence ATGAACAAAATTAAAGTGCTGAACCGAATATCGATCGATGGTTATTTTGCCAGCACCAACGAAGCGGCTTTCGGTATGGATTGGTTTATTCATGACCCGGAGGTTGACCAAGCCGCGCATGCAATCGGCGGCAAGATGAACATCCTTATTTTGGGAGGCACGACTTTCCGCGGATTTGAACGTTACTGGTTGCCGGTGCTCCATAAACCGGATGCGCCTAGTCATTTGAAAGAGATAGCCCAAGAACTGACCGATATGACCAAAATCGTTTTCTCCAAAACAATCAATGAAACGGAGTGGGACAACACCGAAATTTATTATGACAACCTGATCGAAGTGGTACGACAATTAAAAAGAGACGCTAGCTCTGACATTCTTGTGTTGGGTAGTGGCTCCATCGTGCAGCAGCTTGCCGAGAAAGAATTGATCGACGAGTATATCTTTATTGTCAGTCCGGTCGTGGCGGGCAAAGGAAAACCTTTGTTTGAGCATGTCAAGCAGTTTGCGCTCACCCCGTTAGAGGCGAGGACGTTTGAATCCGGAAACGTAGTGCTTCATTACGTTGTAAACAAATAA
- a CDS encoding helix-turn-helix domain-containing protein has protein sequence MTTINFKVVPPSPALSRDIECLRISTYAGHQPLEVKVCPSGYPGIVFQLAADTKAAIECIAIRSAQTFNIPFLFLHGQGSEPSIMRFRGAPYTTIQLVFKPHALYSLFGWDAAGHNQGLLAPDQFNAVELEKQLLSADSTDERIDLLYDFIMNALKQNNRRDELIESVLDYIRDHIATITLQDLLAVFYISERQFQKRFARVVGMPPNLFIRVRRVNEALRLMHSGQYERLSDVAYALNYYDQSHFIRDMKMFSWVSPKHIAMKVSEFHSDLAGSSYL, from the coding sequence ATGACGACCATCAACTTTAAAGTCGTGCCTCCTTCTCCAGCTTTAAGCCGAGATATCGAGTGTCTGCGAATCTCAACTTATGCAGGCCATCAGCCGCTTGAGGTTAAAGTTTGTCCAAGCGGCTACCCCGGCATTGTCTTCCAGCTTGCTGCAGATACAAAGGCGGCGATAGAATGTATCGCGATCCGCTCCGCGCAAACCTTCAATATTCCTTTCTTATTTCTGCATGGACAAGGCTCGGAGCCGAGCATCATGCGTTTTCGAGGTGCGCCTTATACGACGATCCAATTGGTGTTTAAGCCCCATGCACTTTACAGCTTGTTTGGATGGGACGCGGCTGGTCATAACCAAGGCCTGTTGGCTCCGGATCAATTCAATGCGGTGGAACTGGAGAAGCAGCTCTTGTCCGCGGACTCAACCGACGAACGGATTGATTTGCTCTATGACTTTATTATGAACGCGTTAAAGCAGAACAATAGGCGTGACGAGCTCATCGAGTCGGTACTTGATTACATTCGCGACCATATCGCGACAATTACGTTGCAAGATCTGCTTGCCGTTTTCTATATTTCCGAGCGGCAATTTCAGAAACGCTTCGCCCGCGTGGTTGGCATGCCGCCTAATTTGTTCATCAGGGTAAGACGCGTAAATGAAGCTTTGCGGTTGATGCATTCTGGGCAGTATGAACGATTGTCCGACGTTGCTTATGCGCTGAATTATTATGATCAGTCTCATTTTATACGCGATATGAAAATGTTTTCCTGGGTAAGCCCGAAACATATTGCGATGAAGGTTAGCGAATTTCATAGCGATCTGGCAGGATCCTCCTATTTATAA
- a CDS encoding ABC transporter substrate-binding protein — MENVTLKVVYYDQNMFNRDYGELFASRYPNIDVEVLPITYYSNPQNNGVDSISQYIITNQPDVVLLRDIDLITLSQKKELVNLSFLIKEEKYDLSTMLPSVIDLIRKLGDGDIYGLAPTFENTALFYNKDIFDKAGIDYPVDNMTWKDVLLLSQRFNGNESAYGFYKGKNSSLFNFVIKRIGYLSGINFYNAKDKKITLNTAFWKSIFEQVIEGYHNKSLFLDTNQEIKSRYKFSDEVDIVYGSNLFVKGKAAMTIDSIALASDIEKAQQALKNITPMNWAVVTMPVDPLNPDETTALHLNQIFSINAKSQNIEAAWELIKFINGEEWAKLKSKSSSVLLTRFENMKEMYGHDIEAFYKLKPNGKFYNSDGLPDAFHKEFNALGNEEILKVIQGTSTLEDALIEIEKNGQVILNKYVQ; from the coding sequence GTGGAAAACGTAACCTTGAAAGTTGTTTATTATGATCAAAACATGTTTAATCGCGATTACGGTGAATTATTCGCATCAAGGTACCCGAATATTGATGTCGAGGTATTGCCCATTACCTATTATTCAAACCCCCAAAACAACGGCGTGGATTCGATTAGTCAATACATAATAACGAATCAACCCGATGTTGTGCTTCTAAGGGATATCGATTTAATAACGCTGTCGCAAAAAAAAGAATTGGTTAATTTATCCTTTCTTATTAAGGAAGAAAAGTATGATCTCAGTACGATGCTGCCTTCCGTTATTGATTTAATTAGGAAGCTAGGTGACGGAGATATTTACGGTTTGGCCCCTACTTTCGAAAATACGGCGCTCTTTTACAATAAAGATATTTTCGATAAAGCCGGAATTGATTATCCGGTCGACAATATGACTTGGAAAGACGTGCTGCTTCTAAGTCAAAGGTTTAATGGTAACGAGTCTGCATACGGTTTTTATAAGGGCAAAAACTCAAGCCTATTTAATTTTGTTATCAAAAGAATCGGTTACCTTAGCGGGATAAACTTCTACAACGCGAAAGATAAAAAAATTACATTGAATACGGCATTCTGGAAGTCCATCTTCGAACAAGTCATCGAAGGATACCATAATAAAAGTCTCTTTCTTGATACCAATCAGGAAATAAAAAGCAGATATAAGTTTAGCGACGAAGTCGACATCGTTTACGGGTCCAATTTGTTTGTCAAGGGCAAAGCCGCTATGACGATTGACTCTATTGCTTTGGCGAGCGACATCGAGAAAGCGCAACAAGCATTGAAGAATATTACACCTATGAATTGGGCAGTCGTTACGATGCCTGTAGATCCCTTAAACCCCGATGAAACAACTGCGCTTCATTTGAATCAAATTTTTTCCATTAACGCGAAATCGCAAAATATTGAAGCGGCTTGGGAACTCATCAAGTTTATCAATGGAGAAGAGTGGGCGAAATTAAAATCGAAATCATCATCCGTACTGTTAACAAGATTCGAGAACATGAAAGAAATGTATGGTCACGATATTGAGGCATTCTATAAATTAAAGCCGAACGGTAAGTTTTACAACTCAGATGGTTTACCAGACGCATTCCACAAAGAATTTAATGCACTTGGTAACGAAGAAATACTTAAAGTCATCCAAGGAACGAGCACGTTAGAGGATGCATTGATTGAGATTGAAAAAAATGGGCAAGTCATTCTAAATAAATATGTTCAATAG
- the nrdR gene encoding transcriptional regulator NrdR produces the protein MKCPYCDYSGTKVLDSRPANDNKSIRRRRECEKCSRRFTTFETIEETPLIVIKKDGSREEFSRDKVLRGLLRACEKRPVSVGQLEVIVSDVERELRNTAHAEVESRIIGELLMEHIYSVDEVAYVRFASVYRQFKDINMFLKELNTLMSKHGI, from the coding sequence ATGAAATGTCCTTATTGCGATTACAGCGGAACTAAGGTTCTGGATTCGCGACCTGCCAACGACAACAAATCGATCCGCCGCCGTCGGGAGTGCGAGAAGTGCAGCCGTAGGTTCACGACGTTCGAGACCATCGAGGAAACGCCCTTAATCGTCATTAAGAAAGACGGCAGTCGCGAGGAATTCAGCCGGGATAAAGTGCTTCGCGGTCTGCTGAGAGCGTGCGAGAAGCGCCCCGTATCCGTTGGACAGCTGGAAGTGATCGTCTCGGACGTGGAGAGGGAGCTTCGCAATACGGCTCATGCCGAAGTCGAAAGCCGGATCATCGGCGAATTGCTCATGGAGCATATTTACTCGGTCGATGAAGTCGCGTATGTTCGCTTTGCTTCGGTGTACAGGCAGTTCAAGGACATCAATATGTTCCTGAAGGAACTCAATACGTTGATGAGCAAACACGGCATCTAA
- a CDS encoding alpha/beta-type small acid-soluble spore protein: MAQNSGSNTLLVPQATAGLNQLKYEAAQELGIAIPQDGYQGNMTTKDNGSIGGNITRRLVQIAEQQLAGR, encoded by the coding sequence ATGGCACAAAACAGTGGCAGCAATACATTGCTCGTTCCTCAAGCGACAGCAGGCTTGAACCAACTGAAATACGAAGCCGCTCAAGAGCTTGGCATCGCCATCCCGCAAGATGGATATCAAGGTAACATGACCACAAAGGACAACGGTTCGATCGGGGGTAACATTACCCGCCGTTTGGTGCAAATCGCCGAACAACAACTGGCTGGTCGCTAA
- a CDS encoding lytic transglycosylase domain-containing protein, which translates to MSRRIKRKRFILPLVLILLGALFVQSDWLGRWIYPISFQEEIKKNAATYDLDPLLIAAIIRVESNYRLNAVSPKGAVGIMQIMPETAKWILQKDDFGSITVKDAGREAHAGIALGSWYVKELNRQFDGKLIVSLAAYNAGPGKVRQWLEKGTWDGEEQTLRNIPYGETRHYVQRVMYYYKKYQKVYETL; encoded by the coding sequence ATGAGTAGAAGAATTAAACGCAAAAGATTTATCCTTCCCCTTGTTCTAATCCTGCTTGGAGCGCTATTCGTGCAGTCGGATTGGCTGGGCAGATGGATTTATCCGATATCTTTTCAGGAAGAAATCAAAAAGAACGCCGCTACATATGATCTCGACCCTCTACTGATCGCCGCCATCATCCGCGTCGAATCGAACTATAGATTGAATGCGGTTTCTCCGAAAGGAGCCGTCGGTATTATGCAGATCATGCCGGAGACGGCGAAATGGATTTTGCAGAAGGATGATTTCGGAAGTATTACGGTAAAAGATGCAGGTCGGGAAGCGCATGCCGGAATTGCTCTCGGGTCATGGTACGTGAAGGAGTTAAATCGTCAATTCGATGGAAAACTGATCGTATCGCTGGCGGCTTACAACGCGGGTCCGGGAAAAGTGCGGCAATGGCTGGAAAAAGGGACTTGGGACGGCGAAGAACAAACTTTACGCAATATTCCTTACGGAGAGACTAGACATTACGTCCAACGTGTGATGTATTATTATAAGAAGTATCAGAAAGTGTACGAGACGTTATAA
- the coaE gene encoding dephospho-CoA kinase (Dephospho-CoA kinase (CoaE) performs the final step in coenzyme A biosynthesis.) codes for MNIGLTGGIATGKSTVAKLLTDRGAILIDLDGIAREVVEPGQPSLLAIAERFGHTVIQADGTLDRKKLGSIVFADAAERKALEAITHPAIRTVMKRRMADHESGNPDKLVVVDVPLLFESKLESYFERIMVVYVPRDSQLRRLMERDKLTAEEAEKRLRAQMDIEDKRLKADILIDNSGSLANTTEQIDRYWREKGLG; via the coding sequence ATGAATATCGGTTTAACTGGCGGTATCGCCACCGGTAAAAGCACGGTCGCCAAACTTCTTACGGATCGCGGCGCGATATTGATCGATCTGGACGGAATTGCCCGGGAGGTCGTTGAGCCCGGGCAACCGTCTCTTCTCGCTATCGCGGAACGTTTCGGTCATACCGTGATTCAAGCGGACGGGACTCTTGACCGCAAGAAGCTAGGCTCGATCGTATTCGCGGATGCCGCCGAGCGGAAAGCGCTCGAGGCCATTACCCACCCGGCGATCCGGACCGTGATGAAACGGAGAATGGCCGATCATGAAAGCGGCAATCCCGATAAACTCGTAGTCGTGGACGTTCCGCTGCTGTTCGAGTCGAAGCTGGAGTCTTATTTTGAGCGGATTATGGTCGTTTATGTCCCTCGAGACTCTCAATTGAGAAGATTAATGGAACGGGACAAGCTTACTGCCGAAGAAGCGGAGAAACGCCTTAGAGCGCAGATGGATATAGAGGACAAAAGGCTCAAGGCGGATATCCTGATCGATAATAGCGGTAGTCTTGCTAACACAACTGAGCAAATCGATCGCTATTGGCGAGAAAAGGGGCTTGGATGA